GACCAGCCCGGGCAGTCCGCTCAGTTGCGCGTGGTACAGGGTCTCCGTCCCGCCCGCCGTGAGGGGGAGCGGCAGGCTCTGGGCCTGAAAGGCGACGCTGCCGATGATGTAGTCCGGGCTGGACCGCGCCACAAACAGGGCGGCGCGCGTGACCACCTGAACCGTCGTCGCCGTGAATGTCGCCGGCACGCCGGGGAGAAAGGCCGGTGGCGTCTGCGGGGCTCCGCTGTTGCCGGAGAGAATCAGAATCGGCATGGCTTAGCCGTACTTGAACTTGAGAACGGAGCGCGCCTGCATCACGCCCTGGCTCCCGGCGGGCACGACGTAGCTGACGGTGGCGGCGAGGGCCAGGCCGGCGGGCAGGATGCCCAGGTCTTCGGCGTCCGCCTCGGTGAGGGCCGTGACGCCTATCCCGCCGCCGAAACTCAGGTTCAGGGTGCCGTCGGTGCTGGCGGCATTCTCCACCCACACCTTGACGTTGACCGCCACGGTGCCCGTGTTCTTGAAGCGGATGGGGACGGGCGCGCTGCTGGTGCCGGGCAGCACGGTCCCGAAGTCAAAAGCCGCCAGCGGCGTACCGTCGGCGGCTTGGAGTTCAACTGCTCTGGGCATCAGGCCTCCTGGGGCAGATAAAGGGTGAAGTTGTAGTTGGCGTACGCGCTCTGGCGCTTGGGCTCGAAGATGGCGTCGCCGTCGAACAGGCAGCCCGTGAACGTGCCCGCCGTTTCGTAGCCCTCTCCGAACGTGACCGTGAAGGATGCGCCGGACGCGGCGAGCGCCCGCAGCGCGGCCACCTGCTCTTCGAGCAGCACCCATTCCGGGCCAGGAGAGGTGATCTGAACGCGGCGGGCGGTGCGGTGGCCCTGCGTGTGAATGACCGTGCCGTTGATGCTCACGGCCTCACCCACGCTGCGCCCACCGCCCGTGCGCCTGACGGCCTGTGGCGGCACCGTGGGGTTGAGTTCGGTGCCGCCAATGTTCAGTTGATAGCGGGCCATCAGCACCCCCGCCCAGCGCGCCGGGCACGGTCTTCGAGCTTGCGGATGGCCATGTCGGCCACTGCCTCTGGCGACTGGCCAGGCGCACCGTTTACGGTCATGTAGTACGTGTCTCCGGCGTAGTTGGTGATGGGGGCAATGGCGTTTGGCTTGGTGTTGGCCAGGGAGCCGACCACTTCTCTGCCGACCTCCCTGCCGATGGATCTGGCCGCGTCACCCGTGACGGTGACGGGCTGCGCCTCCGGCAGCTTGGGCGGAGCGAACCTGGCCGCGAGCTGGTCAAGCGCCCTAAGGTCAAACGTGAAAGGGGTGGCCGAGGCGGTCGCAACACGCGGCGGCAGGGTGGGCACCGCAGGGGCGGCCACCCTGCCGGCCAGCTCCCGGTCCACCAGCGTCTGCTGCTCCCGCTCCAGGCTGTCCTGTTGCAGGGCGGCGGTCAGGCTGGCCACGGTGCTTTCCAGCGCGGCCACCAGCCGGCCCGTTCCTGCGTTGAACGTCTCGGCGGCCCCCTGGAGCGTTAGGGCGTTCTCGGCCTCCTGATCGGTGATCCGGGCGCGTTCGGCCAGCCCCACGGCCTCACGGTCATACTGGATGCCCAGAGCGTCCACCGCGTCGGCCAGCCGTTGGGTTTCCCGCTGGCCGAGGTCCGAGACCCGGACGCCGTTCTTGCCCAGCACTTCGATCTGACGGGTGTAACGCTCCTGCTGACGGGTCAACTCCTCGGTGGCGCGGGCGATCTGTTCGGGTTGACCGCCCGATAATGCCTGCGCCAGTTCGCGCTGGGCCGCGTCGCGCCGCTGGGCGATGGCCGACAGGCGTTCACGCTCCCTGGCTGCCTCAAAGGGTTGCGCGTCCCCATACGCCACCTGCCGCAGCTTGTCGCCAGCGTCGCGCACGCCGTCCATCTGCCCGATCAAGGTCCGGTATTCGCTCGCCAGATTGTGGACAGCGGTGCGGTGGTTGCCCACCGCGTCCGCTACCGCGTCGGTGGCTGTCTTCAGTTTCTCCAGGTTGGCCGAGCTGCCGACCTGCTCGGCCTCCCGTCTGGCCTGGGCATAGTCCCGCTCGGCGGCGGTCAGCACCCGGCGCGATTCGGTGATCTGACGGGTAGCCGCCGCGATCCTACCCGACTCGGCGTTGCCCCCGGCCAACGCCGTGGCTAGGTTGTCCTCGGCCACTTCCAGTTCCTCGGTCAGCCGGGCTGCGGCCAGTCGGGTTTCATTCAGCTTGCGCTGCTGGTCTTCCTCCTTGAGCAGCAGTTCGAGGCGTTTCTGGGTGAGGGCGGCGCGGCCTGCTGCCCCCAGACCCTCCCGGCTCAGCTGGGTGTCGATCAGGTCCAGGCGCTCGCGGGTGAGTCGTAGCTCCAGCGCGGCGCTGGCCACTGCGTCGTCGGCACTTCCAGCAAGCTGGGCCAGACCTCGGGCGCGGGCTTCGGCCACGTCCTGCAGTTTGTTCTGCAACTCCAGCTCGCGGCCCAGATCGTCCAGGGCCTGCTGACGCAGCTCCTGTTGCCGCTTGCGCGGGTCCTGGGGCGCGCTGATGGTGGGAGCGGTGAGGGGTTGCGGTTGTGCGGCGGGTGCCTGGGCGGCTTTAACCTGAGACGCGGCATACGCCTGGGCAAAGGCTAATCGGGCCTGGGCTTGCTCGGTCTGGGCGGCTTCCAGGGACAGTTGATTCCCGGCAGCTTCTACACGCCGGTTGGCGATCAGCAGTTCCTGCGCGGCGATTTGCAGGGTGAGCTGGGCGGTGGCCGCCTCATTGTCAGCGAGGCCGTTGGCGATCAACCGGGTCTGGGCCTGGGCCTGATACAGCTTCAATCGGCGCTCGTCGGCGTCGATGGGGGCATTTGCTTCCTGGAGCGTCAGGTCCGCGATCTGCCCCAGAAGGGTGAAACGCTGCGCCACGAGGGCGTTACGCTTCTGCTCCTGGCCCTCGGCGACGATCTGGCCGTCCAGCTCCCGAAGGCGGGCCTGCGCCACGCCCAGTTGCTTCTGGCGAGCGGCCTCCAATTCTGCGGAGGTGTGGGCTACCTTCTCGGCGTACTGCGCCTCTGCGTCCAGGCGGTCCAGGGCACTTTCGCGTAGGGCCTGCTGCGTGGCCTGCTGATCCTTTAAAGCGAGGGCCTGTTCATGTTGAATGCCTCTAATTTTTTCCTCCACAGCGACGCGCTCCCGGTCGTTCAGGCTTACACCCCCCGAACCGGCGAGTTGCTCTCGCAGCAGCTCAATCTGCTTTTCACGCTCGGCACTGATCCGCTGGGCGATGATGAACAGCTCGGCGTCCGAGGCGGCCAGCTCGCGCGACTGCTGCAACTCCTGCAGGCGTGATCGACTTTGCTCCACTGGTCTGTTGGCTTCCACGAGCCGGGCCGCACGTATAGCCTCTGCCGCTTGACGGGCGTCGTTTTCCTGCTGGGCAAGGCGCTGCTTTTCCCCGGCCTGGAAGGTGCCACTCAGCTGATTCAGGTTGGCGTAAAACTCTTGCCAGACAGCCGTCCGCTCGTCGGCACTCAGCTTGGTGTCGCTCAACGCCCGGTCACGGGTGTTCACGAGGCGCTGCTGGTCCTGAAGGTACTGGGCCTGCGCCGCGGCCTCCACCAATCGGGCACGTTCACGCAGCGCTTCCGCCTCGATCTCAGCGGTCTGGACCGCATTGTCCCTGACGCCAGCCAGCCGCCGCGCGAGATCCAGCTCGTAGCGGGCCGCCTGGTTGTCGCGCCCGGCCTGCTCGGCAGCGAACTGGGCGTCCTGCGCTTTCAGGTAGGCGTCGGCGATGCGCTGGGCACGTGCGGTGGCCTCCAGGGCATCCTCCTGGGCGTAACGCTGCTCCATGGCGCGGGTCTGCTGCTGGGCGGCCTCCAACACAACCTGTTGCTGGGCCGGGTAGTCGCGCAAGGCTTCGAGTCGATCGGCCAGCGTCTGCCGGAAGTCAGCCAGCTCTTTTTCGCGTTCGGCCTGGCGCTTCTGGCCCTCGTCCTCGATGGCCGCGATCTCGGCGGCGCGGGCCGTGTCGCGGGCCGATTGCACCAGCTTCTCGGTCTCGCGCACCTCGGCGACGCGCTGGCGATCCTGCTCCAGCCGTTTGGCGGCGAGTTGCCGGTCACCTGCGGCCTGCACGCGCCCCTGTGCCTCGGGGTCATCTGCCAGTGCCGCCACCTTCTCAGCGATGCTGGCTTTCAGGTCCAGGAGCTCGGCGGCACGAAGCGCTTCCCGTTTGACCCGGCCATCGGCCATGGCGGCAATGGTGCCGTCGCGGGCACCCTTTTCAGCGTCCACGATCCGTTGGGCCGTCTCGCGTGCCTCGGCCAGACGGGCGAGGTTCTGCTCCTCAATCTTGGCCTCAATCTCGCGCTCGCCTGCCGCCTGTACGTCGGCCTGCGCGCCCGTGTCGCCTGCCAGGGCGGCGACACGGTCCGCCACATCCTGGCGCAGGCTGGTCAGCTCCTGGGCGCGCAAGGCCTCCCGCTTGGCCAGACCGTCTCTCATGCCCTCAATGACGGCCGCTGCGGCGCGGTCCTCTGCCTCTGCGACCCGCCGGGCGTTCCCTTCGGTCAGCTGGCGATCCTCCTCGGCCCAGCCGCGCCGCTTGGCCGCGATGATCTGGCGGGTGTCTTCTTCGAGCTGCCGCTGCTGCTCCGGGAAATCGGCCAGGGCGGCAATCCGCTCGTCGGCGTCCCGCTGCACGGCCTTCAGTTCCTGCTGCCGAAGGGCGGTTTTCTTGGCTTGCCCTTCGCGCATGGCCGCAATCTCGGCGTCTTGAACCTCGACTGCTGAACGCTTGGCGACGGCTAGGGCTTCGTCGGCGTAGCGCTTGCGAATCGAGGCCCGCTCGGCCTCTTGCCCGGCGTCGAGCTGAGCCAGCCCCTGCCGCAGTGCCGGCGTCTGGCCCGGGTCCAGCAGCTTGCCCGCCACCACGAAAGGCTTTTTGAGTTCTTCGCGCAGTTGGGCAAAATCCCGGCCCGCGCGGGCCAGATCGGCCTGCATGTCGGACAGCCCCTCGATCTTGAGATTGAAGGCGCGGCCTTCCAGGGCCCTTTGCAACTCGCGCACGGCCTTGGTCTGATCCTCGGTCAGCTTGAGGTTCAGCTGGCCGCGGCGTTGCGTTTCCGTGAACAGGCGAACGACTTCGCTCTGGGCCTCCACCAACGCGCCCTGATAGCGCTTGACGGCCTCTTCATTGACCTTGTAGATGCGCTCACCGGTGAGCAGCTTGGTACCTACGATGTCGCCCTGCTGAGCGTCGCCAAGCTGCTGCTGGATAAGCAGCACACGGGCCTGGGCGCGGCTCAGCTCGGTTCCCTCCTTGGTTAGGGCCGCCACGCGCTTCATGGTGGCGTTGAAGCTGTCGTTGTTCGATTGATCAATCTGGTCGTAGATCGCCTGTGTTTCCTTGATCAGCTTGACCGAGAAGTAGCCCACGCCAGCGGCAAGTGCCGCCACGCCGAGGGCCGACGCCGCCACGCCGACAGTCAGGGTGCCGATGGCTGTGGTGAAGAGGTTGGTGTTCAAGACGGCGGTCAGAAAGGCCCGGCTGAACACGGTGGTGGCGCCGCTCGCCAGCAGGGTGTTGCTGATGTAGGTGGTGATGCGAACGGACGCGCTGGCATAGAATGCTCGTGCTTTCTCTGCCAGGTTGGTGTAGACGTCGGCATTTTGCGCCATGTTGTCGACGCCTTCGCCCACTGCCTGTGCACCTGCGGCCAGCCCATCAGACGCCGCTTTGACGCCCCTCAATCCATCGCGGATGGTGGCGTAGCCGCGTGCCAGATTGGACACCGGACCGGCCAGGAAGCCCACCGCGATGGCGGACGCACCCAGGATCGCCACCGTGTTCTTGCCCACTTCAGGCAGATCGTTGAACACGTCCACAAACTTGGTCACGATGCGGATGCCGCTGGTCAGCAGGGGAATGAAGGCCTCGCCCAGCTTCTTACCGGCCTCGTCGAAGGCCCGGCTGGTGCTGCTCAGGTTGCCCGACACCCCGCCCAGCAGCGCCGAGAGATCGCCCACTTCGTCAGAGGTGGCAGCGGTGATCAAGTTGACAGCGGCCTGCGCGCGGGCCTGTTTGTCCAGCGCATCCACCGTGGTGTTTCTGGCCTTGGCTTCCTGCTGAAGGAAAGTGCTCAGGTTCTCGCTGACCCCGATTTCGCCAAGCCTCGCGGACGTGCCGCTGGTCACGGCGTCCACCAGGGCGTCGACCCCATCGGCGGCGCTTCGTCCGGCGGCCAGCGCCGAAGCTCCTGCCCCTTCGAGCGAGGTGTAGGCCTGTTCCAGCGTGAAACCCTGCCGCAACAGGCCGCGAATGCCCTCGCGGGCGGCGTCGGCAGTCAAGGCCAGGGTGTCCTGAAGACGATTCACCGTCTCTGCCGCCACGCCCACGTCCTGCCCGGTCTTCTCGATGGTTTTGCCAAACAGACCCTGGGCGATACGGGCGCTGTCGCTGGATTTGGCGAGACTGAAGATGTTGTTGGCGGCAAATCCGGCCTGGGAGCCGTATTGCTGTAGCGCACTGCCCACGCCCAGCTTGACCTGAGAGGCCAGCCCCAGACGGGTGATTTCACCTCTGGCGGCGGCGGCGGTGGTCTGGGCCAGGCGGTTGGCGTTGGCGACTTTTTGGGCCTCGCGCGAGTACTCGCCGAACTCCCTGCGGGCCGTGTTGCCCACCTGCTCCAACTCCTGGGAAAGCCGGGCCATCTCCACGGACAGCTTGCCAACTTCCTGCGGCGTGGCGTCACCGAATCCAGCCTGGAAATCGGCGCGGGTAATTTTCACGGCGCGGTCCAGCTCGTCAATCCTGGCGCGCAGAGCGCTGGCCTGCGCCTCAAAAACAGCAGCGCTCTGCTTGGCGCTGTTCGCCCCGAGGCTGAACGCCCCGAAGGTGTCGTCAATGCGGCGCTGCATGTCGGTGGGCAGCGATTCCTGAATGGCGTCGCGGATGGCACGGGTGGCTTTTTGGACGTCCTTTGCGGCACTCAGATCAATAGTGATCCGGATGGTGCCCATGCGCTTGCCCAGCTCCTGCACGGTAGCCAGATCAGCGCGGACGGTCTTGATGCCTTGCCGGAAGTCGGTAATGTCCAACGTGGCCTTGCCGGAGAGGTTGGGGAGGGTCATGGGCAACTCCTGTCAGCGAAAAGTGGATAGATAAAGTAAGAGGCCCGCGTAAATGCGGGCCTTGTTGATGTTTTAAATTTCAGCTCCAGCGTCCGTTCATTCCTTATGGATTTTAGGAGCTTCTATCTGCTAAACGATACCCTCACGTCGCCCCGCACCGGCAGTTCGACTTCCCCAACAGCCTCTGGCCGTTGCTGAGGGCCTTGGCGGTGCTACCAGCTCGCTGTTCATTGAGGTGTGCTCATTCTGCGGAGAGCTGGTGTCCAGCGCTGAAGGCGCTGCCCATCTTGACCCGGGCGATCTGCCCCTACCCCTGTCCATGCTCTCCAATGACGAACCCCCGCAAGATGCAGATGCGGGGGTTATCGATGGGGATGAAAGTAGTCGGCAGTTCCTGAATCTGTCTTTACGAGATAAAAATTACAGTGAATGAAGGATACTCAAGCGTGATTTTATCGGTCAGCTTTCTCCTTAGCTCCTCACTCAGGCCTCTGTCGCTAACAGGAATGATTTCAACCACACCCGCATCTAATAAGAGACGAAAACCAATTGCGATATCGCCCACCGTGTCTTTAATAATCCTAAGGAGCCTTTCCTCTCTAATCTTATGCAGATTATCATCTATATCTGACATATTTAAAAAATCATAGCCGGGTTTGCGTCGCGTTTGAGTTCTCTCGGTATTAAAAACCGACATATTCCGCAGCAGCAACAAGGCTTCGTCTAATTTGTCATCTGCCGTTCGCTGTTGAGCTTGAGGCTGTTCCGTAGCGCCTTCACTCTTTGGGATCGCCTGCAACTTTTCTTGCAGGTCCGGCCACATCCGCTCAAACGCTGTTTGGAGGCGGGTTGCTTCTAGACCTTGCTCCCCCGCCACCGTGTTGAGCGCATGGATGAGTTCACGCGTTCCCTCCTTGGTCGCTTCCTTCCCCTGAAACTGGGTGAGCGGCCCCTCGATATCGGCGAAGCCCATATCAAAGATGTAGGGCACGACACGGGAGCCTTCCAGATTGTTGGAGATGGCTCCCGCCTCAAAGTTCAGCCAGGGTGCGTGCCGGTTGTTGGCTGTCACGCAGATGACGCCGAAGGCGCTGGCCCTCAACTCCCCCTCGATCTCAGCTGACCAGCGGACGCCCGCGCCTAAATCTCGCTGTGACATCCAGGGTCTTAAGTTCTGGATTACATCGGGCAGCCAATCGCGTAGTGCCTGTGCAACGGCTTTGGATGGCTCACCGGACCAGCTCAGGAAAACTTTCATTGACCTCCAGTGTAGCCAGCGGTGGCTGCCTGCGTACCCCATATGTGGTCTACCTCCAAAGTGGGTAATAACAAGCCCCCGCCAAATGCGGGGGCTTCTGCTAGTCAACTTCTCTATTCCTGTTCCACATCATCTTGTTTCCCAAAAATTTCCTTCAGCCTGCGAAATGCAGAGGGAATATCAAGCTGGATTGGTCCCAAGTCATAGGGCTTTACTTTCACCAAACCGGCCACAACATCCTCAGACTCTTCCTGCTCGCTCTTCAAGGACTCCACAAGAATTCCCTGGGAATTTGACGATTCGAGTAGAGCTTTGGCTTGAGTAGCTATAATTTCCCCTTGCTGCAATAAAATCTGACTCTGATTAGATATCAGTTGCTGCTGGTTAAGGGCTATTAACTTGGCAGCTTGCACTTCCATATTTCTGGCCTGATTTTCAGCCTGTAGCGATATGATCTGAGATTGATAGCCGGAAATTATGACCCTCATTCTTGTTTCAGCCAAAGAGAGCGCTCCAGAATCATCTCTGCTCTCGCTAATTTTCAAATAGATAGAAAGCGCTTCATGGATTTTCGATAGACCAATATCTTGATCTTCCGGAATTACCGAGAAAAGAGTTTTGTCACCAGCATGTCTCAATTCTACGTTGACGTTTTCTCCTATATCTTTCAAAAACTGTCCAAAATATACTAGATATTGCTCGCATGCAAACTTAACATGTTCGGGAAAGTCGAATTCAAATTTGGCTACATTGTGCGATCTCTGATCATATAAATTATCAAAAGCATTGTCGAATATATCCTTCACTAATTCCTTGGCATCAGTAAAAGCATCTTTAAAAATTGCATCTTCATCAAAGAGTATGCCCAAGTCTCTTACCGATTCGTCATGTGGTTCATCAAAAGATTCATTGTATAGCCTTCGCACCTCCTCGCTAAAATCTCTCAAAGTAAAAGGACCAGACCAATCGAAGTACCTGTAGCCAATGGGATATGTCGATTCTCTCTTATGGGTTAAAATTGTTAAATTCTGTAATATAATAAATGGTGCCTTGAACATCAAGGCATCCTTCTTTAAGGAAACCACTATATCGTCCAATTCAAAAAATTTTAAGTCTCCGAACATCTCTACATCTTCAATAGAAGAGAGCTCAATTACATATCTGTGTTTTGTATCTGAAATATTAACTGGAAGACTATCTTCAACAACGCGCTGACGAAAAAGATTAAAATTATACTTTTGATCTGAGATGGGAACATCATCAATGAATATCACCCTTTTGTCGCCTACTCTTCTTATCTGCAATCGGCTGGGTGTTGACATATTTTAATTATAGTCGCTTGCAAGAATGAGTTGAGGTGGGAACTGGTGCAGCTAGGGCGGCAGGCCCGCTGTACGCGTGTAGACCTTGAGGGTTGCTCTTCTCTGTGGCCCTGTTTGTTATTGCTCTTCTGTGGCTGCGGGTGTCTGCTAGACGGTCCCTGAGTCCATAGCGAGAGGCCCGCGTAGATGCGGGCCTCTCGCTTCTCTCGCCGGATTGATTCAGGACATCTGGGATGGACCAGGGCTGAAGCGTTCAGGCATCCATTCCCACGGCAATTTGTCGTGCTTGCTCAGGTTGCATCCAGCGCAGGCGATCACGATGTTCTCAGGGTGATTCGTGCCCCCGCGTGCCACTGGGATGAAATGGTCTGCATGCCAAGCGCGTGGCCCATTCCTTATGACATCACCACAGTAGAAGCACTTGAACCCTTGGGCCAGCAAGATGCGCTTCAAGTCATGACCCGTGTACTCGCCTTCCAGGTTCTGCCGCCGCGCCCTGGTACGCGCATTCTGTTCTCTGATTTTTTCGGGATTCAGGCGATTGTACTCCCGCTGCTTCGCCAGCTGAGTTTCCCTATTTCGCTGGAAGTAATTTCGCGATCTTTCGTTCAGAACTTGCCGCTTCACTGGATCGGCAGAGGCTCTTTGTGAACGAAGACGAGACTCTTCGCGGCGGCGCAGGCGAAAGGCCGGATCTTCGCGCAAACGCTTTGCCTGTGACTCCCGTTTACTCTGCCGCTCTTTCTCGGCCAGTTCGGGAATGGCCATTCGCTGGCGATAGGCGTCCCGCACATCCTGTCGGCGCTGCTCTAGATGCCTCTGCCGACTCGCCCGGTTCGCTGCCCTGACATGGTCCGTGTTCTCTGCATAGAAAGCCCGCGCTGCTACTCGTGTGCATTCTTTGCAATGAAGATTTAAGCCATCAGCAGCTCGGTTGTTACGAACAAAATGTTCTGGCGAGCGCGGGAAGATTCCACCACACTTTCCGCACTGTTTAGCAGTACCAAAATCGGGTGCAGCCGAAAGCTTCCGCGTCGCATACCTTGCCCCTTTGCAGAGCTTGCAGATGTTGGTTCTCCCGTTCGGGGCTAGTTTTTCTTTTGCGAACTCGGCAAAAGCCTTGACCTCCTGGCAATCGTCGCAGCGCTTAGAACCCTGACTTGCCAGCCTGTCACGCTCGGCCCTCGCGTCGGCATTCTGACGCTTGCTTTCTTCCGCTCGTGCGTCCCACTCGCGCTTTTGAGCGCGCAGGCAAACCCGGCACCGATGCTTGAGCCCCGTTGCCGATTGCTTGCTAGGGCCAAAGAATTCCAGTGTCTCTGGCTTCTCTTGACCGCACTTACTGCACCGCTTAGCAGTTATGCTCTCCATGCGTTAGCACCTCCAATGTGCTTTCGTCGCGCCCCGTACCTGACTCCCCAGAAAGGTAGCGGGGGTTTGACGTTTCTATTTTACCGCGTTTTTGACCGCTAGGACGAATAATTGCTGGAGTCGGTACAGCGCGAAGGCCTGAGCCGCCGTGACCACTGGAGCTGCGATTGTCCAGTTCTGCCCACTGCGGCCCAGCGTGAGCAGCTGACCTGGATTAGCCAGAGCCATGGTCTGCAAAACTCCCAGGTCCATGCCCTGCCGTCCCACCTCCACGTACAGCGCGTAATCCACAGCATTGATGATGGTCACAGAGGCAGAGTTTTTCGCTGCGGTCTGTCGTGCCTGAATTCCTTGTCTGAAAGCACCTGTGCGGACGTACTTCCCGGGCGTCGTTCGATAGATGTTCAGATCACTCTGGAGCTGAGCGTGCCCTAGGGCCTCGCCCCGCACTGTTTCGGCAATCTGCGGCAGCTCGTCGCAGGCTGCCTCCAGCTTTGCCAGGACGGCCAGCAGCTCGCGGTCGTCGAAGGTGATCATGCCTGCAACCCCATGGCCTGCTCGAAGCGGGCGAAATCCGCGTCCTCTTCGCGGATGCGGCGGCGGATCAAGGCGTCCTCGGTATACCGCCACGGCTCGGCGGTGCGCTCCAGGGCCTGCTCTGTCTGGAGGTAAGGGCGCAGGGTGTGGTGGGGCTTGCTGGTGTCGGCCTGCCCGCTGGGATTGTCCGGGTCCACGTACTCGCGGCCCAGGTCCGTGCTGTCGGCCACCGCCGAGAGTCGCAGCCGGGCCAGTTGAGCGGCG
This genomic interval from Deinococcus humi contains the following:
- a CDS encoding HNH endonuclease; the encoded protein is MAIPELAEKERQSKRESQAKRLREDPAFRLRRREESRLRSQRASADPVKRQVLNERSRNYFQRNRETQLAKQREYNRLNPEKIREQNARTRARRQNLEGEYTGHDLKRILLAQGFKCFYCGDVIRNGPRAWHADHFIPVARGGTNHPENIVIACAGCNLSKHDKLPWEWMPERFSPGPSQMS
- a CDS encoding toll/interleukin-1 receptor domain-containing protein, with protein sequence MKVFLSWSGEPSKAVAQALRDWLPDVIQNLRPWMSQRDLGAGVRWSAEIEGELRASAFGVICVTANNRHAPWLNFEAGAISNNLEGSRVVPYIFDMGFADIEGPLTQFQGKEATKEGTRELIHALNTVAGEQGLEATRLQTAFERMWPDLQEKLQAIPKSEGATEQPQAQQRTADDKLDEALLLLRNMSVFNTERTQTRRKPGYDFLNMSDIDDNLHKIREERLLRIIKDTVGDIAIGFRLLLDAGVVEIIPVSDRGLSEELRRKLTDKITLEYPSFTVIFIS